A genomic region of Zea mays cultivar B73 chromosome 6, Zm-B73-REFERENCE-NAM-5.0, whole genome shotgun sequence contains the following coding sequences:
- the LOC103631205 gene encoding uncharacterized protein — protein sequence MADEQSGLPLRRWRPFFGAFEAIDGVIEACGYPRSEFRDVRGEIVVLLRGATDDGVAEQLCAALDDVMVESLKTLLVAPVPHDLLASTDLARTVGALGNHGSFRIRSLARDVVRGWRVAIEATRATAVAVKKKLDNLCADKIPLPGAAVDEKKMLPAAAEVHNKKPHVPPAKMLPIAAAVEVHNKKPYVPRAKTLPAAAMLPTAEEHKKQHYVPPTKTLPTATILSNQQKNVSETKKPVVTESEKMEATKRKLQESYQEADGVKRRRNIQTIREEEGKLLEQEQWKMHASHRMKRGPVGCRNKTSSSFSRSRPPPSHVL from the exons ATGGCCGACGAGCAGAGCGGGCTTCCCCTGCGGAGGTGGAGGCCTTTCTTCGGCGCTTTCGAGGCGATCGACGGCGTGATTGAGGCATGCGGCTACCCGCGCTCCGAGTTTCGGGACGTGCGTGGCGAAATCGTCGTGCTGCTCCGCGGCGCCACGGATGACGGCGTGGCCGAGCAGCTCTGTGCCGCGCTCGACGACGTCATGGTCGAATCCCTCAAGACGCTGCTGGTCGCGCCCGTCCCGCACGACCTGCTGGCGTCCACCGACCTGGCAAGGACCGTCGGCGCCCTCGGCAACCACGGGTCGTTCCGGATCCGGAGCCTCGCGCGCGACGTCGTGCGCGGGTGGAGGGTGGCCATTGAAGCCACCCGCGCCACTGCCGTAGCGGTGAAGAAGAAGCTCGACAATCTCTGTGCTGATAAGATCCCGCTCCCGGGCGCTGCCGTCGACGAGAAGAAGATGCTTCCCGCTGCTGCTGAGGTACACAACAAGAAGCCGCACGTACCACCAGCAAAGATGCTTCCCATCGCCGCCGCTGTCGAGGTACACAACAAGAAGCCATACGTACCACGAGCAAAGACGcttcctgccgccgcc ATGCTTCCCACCGCCGAGGAACATAAGAAGCAGCATTATGTACCGCCAACGAAGACGCTTCCGACTGCAACAATTCTATCGAATCAACAGAAGAACGTGAGTGAGACCAAGAAGCCGGTCGTCACCGAGAGCGAGAAGATGGAGGCTACAAAACGCAAGCTACAGGAGAGTTACCAAGAAGCCGATGGAGTCAAGCGTCGGCGCAACATCCAGACCATCAGGGAGGAGGAGGGGAAGCTGTTGGAGCAGGAGCAATGGAAGATGCATGCGTCCCATCGTATGAAGAGAGGTCCAGTAGGATGTAGGAATAAGACCTCGTCAAGCTTCAGTCGTTCTAGGCCTCCTCCTTCTCACGTGCTTTAG
- the LOC103631206 gene encoding uncharacterized protein, whose protein sequence is MADEQSGLPLRRWRPFFRAFEAIDGVIEACGYPRSEFRDVRGEIVVLLRGATDDSVAEQLCAALDDVMVESLKTLLVAPVPHDLLASTDLARTVGALGNHGSFRIRSLARDVVRGWRVAIEATRATAVAVKKKLDNLCADKIPLPGAAVDEKKMLPAAAEVHNKKQRCFPSPHVPPAKMLPIAAAVEVHNKKPYVPRAKTLPAAAMLPTAEEHKKQHYVPPTKTLPTATILSNQQKNVSETKKPVVTESEKMEATKRKLQESYQEADGVKRRRNIQTIREEEGKLLEQEQWKMHASHRMKRGPVGCRNKTSSSFSRSRPPPSHVL, encoded by the exons ATGGCCGACGAGCAGAGCGGGCTTCCCCTGCGGAGGTGGAGGCCTTTCTTTCGCGCTTTCGAGGCGATCGACGGCGTGATTGAGGCATGCGGCTACCCGCGCTCCGAGTTTCGGGACGTGCGTGGCGAGATCGTCGTGCTGCTCCGCGGCGCCACGGATGACAGCGTGGCCGAGCAGCTCTGTGCCGCGCTCGACGACGTCATGGTCGAATCCCTCAAGACGCTGCTGGTCGCGCCCGTCCCGCACGACCTGCTGGCGTCCACCGACCTGGCAAGGACCGTCGGCGCCCTCGGCAACCACGGGTCGTTCCGGATCCGGAGCCTCGCGCGCGACGTCGTGCGCGGGTGGAGGGTGGCCATTGAAGCCACCCGCGCCACTGCTGTAGCGGTGAAGAAGAAGCTCGACAATCTCTGTGCCGATAAGATCCCGCTCCCGGGCGCTGCCGTCGACGAGAAGAAGATGCTTCCCGCTGCTGCTGAGGTACACAACAAGAAGCAAAGATGCTTCCCATCGCCGCACGTACCACCAGCAAAGATGCTTCCCATCGCCGCCGCTGTCGAGGTACACAACAAGAAGCCATACGTACCACGAGCAAAGACGcttcctgccgccgcc ATGCTTCCCACCGCCGAGGAACATAAGAAGCAGCATTATGTACCGCCAACGAAGACGCTTCCGACTGCAACAATTCTATCGAATCAACAGAAGAACGTGAGTGAGACCAAGAAGCCGGTCGTCACCGAGAGCGAGAAGATGGAGGCTACAAAACGCAAGCTACAGGAGAGTTACCAAGAAGCCGATGGAGTCAAGCGTCGGCGCAACATCCAGACCATCAGGGAGGAGGAGGGGAAGCTGTTGGAGCAGGAGCAATGGAAGATGCATGCGTCCCATCGTATGAAGAGAGGTCCAGTAGGATGTAGGAATAAGACCTCGTCAAGCTTCAGTCGTTCTAGGCCTCCTCCTTCTCACGTGCTTTAG
- the LOC100278611 gene encoding uncharacterized protein LOC100278611 (The RefSeq protein has 1 substitution compared to this genomic sequence): protein MADEQSGLPLRRWRPFFGAFEAIDGVIEACGYPRSEFRDVRGEIVVLLRGATDDGVAEQLCAALDDVMVESLKTLLVAPVPYDLLASSDLARTVGALGSHGSFRIRSLARDVVRGWRVAVEASCTTAVAVKKKLDNLSADKIPLPRAAVDKVHEKKLHVPSAKTLPAAVEVHNKKPRVPSANMLPTATVTATAVEVHNKKPHVPPAKTLPSATILSNQQKNMSETKKSAVAESEKMEATKRKLREGYQEADGVKRRRSIQTIREEEGKLLEQKQCKMHVSHRMERGPIGYRTKTSSSVSGSRARPPPHVL, encoded by the coding sequence ATGGCCGACGAGCAGAGCGGGCTTCCCCTGCGGAGGTGGAGGCCTTTCTTCGGCGCTTTCGAGGCGATCGACGGCGTGATTGAGGCATGCGGCTACCCGCGCTCCGAGTTTCGGGACGTGCGTGGCGAAATCGTCGTGCTGCTCCGCGGCGCCACGGATGACGGCGTGGCCGAGCAGCTCTGCGCCGCGCTCGACGACGTCATGGTCGAATCCCTCAAGACGCTGCTGGTCGCGCCCGTCCCGTACGACCTGCTGGCGTCCAGCGACCTGGCAAGGACCGTCGGCGCCCTTGGCAGCCACGGGTCGTTCCGGATCCGGAGCCTCGCGCGCGACGTCGTGCGCGGGTGGAGGGTGGCCGTCGAAGCCTCCTGCACCACTGCTGTAGCGGTGAAGAAGAAGCTCGACAATCTCTCTGCTGATAAGATCCCGCTCCCACGCGCTGCCGTCGACAAGGTGCACGAGAAGAAGCTGCACGTACCGTCTGCCAAGACGCTTCCCGCTGCTGTTGAGGTACACAACAAGAAGCCGCGCGTACCATCAGCAAACATGCTTCCCACCGCCACCGTCACTGCCACCGCTGTCGAGGTACACAACAAGAAGCCGCACGTTCCACCAGCAAAGACGCTTCCTTCCGCAACAATTCTATCGAACCAACAGAAGAACATGAGTGAGACCAAGAAGTCAGCTGTCGCCGAGAGCGAGAAGATGGAGGCTACTAAACGCAAGCTACGGGAGGGTTACCAAGAAGCCGATGGAGTCAAGCGTCGACGCAGCATCCAAACCATCAGGGAGGAGGAGGGGAAGCTGTTGGAGCAGAAGCAATGCAAGATGCATGTGTCCCATCGTATGGAGAGAGGTCCAATAGGATATAGGACTAAGACCTCATCAAGCGTCAGCGGTTCTCGAGCTCGGCTTCCTCCTCACGTGCTTTAG